One window of Candidatus Poribacteria bacterium genomic DNA carries:
- the mutL gene encoding DNA mismatch repair endonuclease MutL has protein sequence MRIRVLPEEIANKIAAGEVVERPASVVKELMENSIDAESRSIEVEVLSGGKKLIQVADDGIGMSREDALLSIRRHATSKISSAEDLAAIKTLGFRGEALPSIASVSKMELVTRTAGDLSGTKIVVEGGRVKEVGQIGCPVGTRVRVSNLFFNLPARAKFLKSEPSEFRHILNIFIWNALAHPDILFRLTHNRRKVMDLPPSETIAERIYAIYGKSFSENLIEIHEELPNMAFHAFVGNPNFTKPNRSYQLFFLNGRPIRSRLIAAALDEALRAVIPRERHAVAFIFIEMNPRHVDVNVHPTKMEVRFSDERAVYSQIVRILNKGIHSGLYVPGSTSQAVSEERMERESGEIDLPNVAQEEIPLAPHIRASVEDQRIDLKLGGLKFDQLAIRGVLFDTYILAESGDEVVIIDQHAASERIIYERLISQFEGGGIAIQGLLMPITIDLPANLIEAFSENVELLSRLGFDLERFGGNTLLVRGVPSSLGNSEIEGALVEILERIRTGLGKVSRTEMIREMLVILACRSAIKAGDKLSQEEIERLLSDLSRTELPFNCPHSRPTIIRLSRKELESRFRRR, from the coding sequence TTGAGGATCAGGGTTCTTCCGGAGGAGATAGCGAACAAGATCGCCGCCGGCGAAGTGGTGGAGAGGCCCGCCTCTGTCGTCAAGGAACTGATGGAGAACTCAATCGATGCCGAAAGCCGATCGATCGAGGTGGAGGTTCTATCCGGCGGCAAGAAGCTAATTCAGGTGGCCGACGATGGGATCGGGATGAGCAGGGAGGACGCTCTGCTCTCCATCCGCAGACATGCCACAAGTAAGATCTCGTCGGCCGAAGACCTAGCCGCCATCAAAACGCTTGGGTTCAGAGGTGAGGCCCTCCCCAGCATCGCCTCGGTCTCAAAGATGGAGCTCGTTACCAGAACGGCGGGGGATCTATCCGGAACCAAGATCGTGGTCGAAGGCGGCAGGGTTAAGGAGGTCGGTCAGATCGGATGCCCGGTCGGCACGAGGGTGAGGGTGTCCAATCTCTTCTTCAACCTCCCCGCCAGGGCGAAATTCCTCAAGAGCGAGCCAAGCGAGTTCCGTCACATACTCAACATCTTCATCTGGAATGCCCTGGCTCATCCCGATATTCTCTTCAGGCTCACCCATAACAGGAGGAAGGTGATGGACCTCCCGCCCTCGGAGACGATCGCCGAAAGGATATACGCGATATATGGTAAGAGCTTCTCAGAAAATTTGATTGAAATCCACGAGGAGCTTCCCAACATGGCCTTTCACGCCTTTGTGGGCAATCCGAACTTCACCAAGCCGAACAGAAGCTATCAGCTCTTCTTCCTGAACGGCAGACCGATAAGGAGCAGACTTATAGCTGCTGCCTTAGATGAGGCGTTGCGCGCCGTTATCCCCAGGGAACGACACGCCGTAGCCTTCATCTTCATCGAGATGAACCCGCGCCACGTCGACGTTAACGTCCATCCGACCAAAATGGAGGTTCGATTCAGCGATGAGAGAGCGGTCTACTCGCAGATCGTCAGGATATTAAATAAGGGGATCCACAGCGGTCTATACGTGCCGGGTTCCACCTCTCAGGCGGTGAGCGAGGAGCGGATGGAGCGGGAGAGCGGGGAGATTGATCTTCCAAACGTCGCTCAGGAGGAGATCCCCCTAGCACCCCATATCAGGGCCTCGGTGGAGGATCAGAGAATAGATCTGAAGCTCGGTGGGTTGAAGTTCGACCAGCTGGCCATCAGGGGAGTATTGTTCGATACCTACATATTGGCCGAATCGGGCGATGAGGTGGTGATTATAGATCAACACGCCGCCTCTGAGAGGATTATCTACGAGAGGCTGATCTCCCAGTTTGAAGGGGGCGGGATAGCGATTCAGGGATTGTTGATGCCGATCACGATCGATCTGCCCGCTAACCTGATCGAGGCCTTCTCGGAGAACGTCGAACTGCTTTCGCGCCTGGGATTTGATCTGGAGCGATTCGGAGGCAACACCCTGCTGGTTAGGGGTGTTCCCTCATCCCTGGGAAATTCGGAGATCGAAGGGGCGCTCGTCGAGATCCTTGAGAGGATCAGAACCGGTTTGGGAAAGGTCAGTCGGACTGAGATGATCAGGGAGATGCTCGTGATCCTGGCCTGCCGGTCAGCGATTAAAGCGGGGGATAAGCTGTCACAGGAGGAGATCGAACGGTTGCTGAGCGATCTATCAAGGACGGAGCTCCCCTTCAACTGCCCTCACTCGCGGCCGACGATCATAAGATTATCTCGGAAGGAACTGGAATCGCGGTTCAGGAGAAGATAG
- a CDS encoding sugar kinase — protein sequence MRWKMDVICLGIFVADVLAKPITKIPDRGKLELFDEMELHTGGCANNTAIGLARLGISAGAMGKVGEDGFGDFVINNLRRNGVDTRGIRRTDEANTSLTFVMIAPDGERSFLHYIGANGTIKPEDIDFGLIGESRILHIGGFFLMPGFDGEPTVQVLKKAKEMGVTISLDTAWDSRGNWMKLLEPCLPYVDIFLPSIEEAKMLSSKEDPEEISLFFLDYGIEIVGLKMGEEGSYVRTRDEAVREPAYKVNVVDATGAGDAFVAGFLAGYIMGWDLKRCVRLANATGAACVTAIGTTAGIRDLDQVLSIIPGPKDRH from the coding sequence ATGAGGTGGAAGATGGATGTTATCTGTCTGGGCATATTCGTCGCCGATGTATTGGCCAAACCGATAACGAAGATACCCGATCGGGGGAAGCTCGAACTTTTCGACGAGATGGAACTCCACACTGGAGGCTGTGCCAACAACACCGCTATAGGTTTGGCGAGGCTCGGTATATCCGCGGGGGCGATGGGCAAGGTGGGTGAGGACGGCTTCGGCGACTTCGTCATCAACAACCTCCGGAGAAACGGCGTCGATACCAGAGGGATAAGGAGAACAGATGAGGCTAATACCTCTCTCACCTTCGTCATGATAGCGCCCGATGGCGAGCGTTCCTTCCTCCACTATATAGGCGCCAATGGAACGATAAAACCTGAGGACATCGACTTCGGTCTGATAGGCGAAAGCAGGATACTTCACATCGGCGGTTTCTTCCTGATGCCCGGGTTTGACGGCGAGCCGACAGTTCAAGTCCTTAAAAAGGCCAAGGAAATGGGGGTAACCATCTCGTTGGATACGGCCTGGGATTCTAGGGGCAACTGGATGAAGCTGCTTGAACCCTGTCTGCCGTATGTGGATATCTTTCTACCGTCGATCGAGGAGGCTAAAATGCTGAGCAGTAAGGAGGATCCTGAGGAGATAAGCCTGTTCTTCCTGGATTACGGGATCGAAATCGTCGGCTTGAAGATGGGGGAGGAGGGAAGCTACGTCAGGACGAGGGATGAGGCCGTGCGCGAGCCGGCCTATAAGGTTAATGTGGTCGACGCCACAGGCGCTGGTGACGCATTTGTCGCCGGATTCCTGGCAGGGTATATCATGGGGTGGGATTTGAAGAGATGCGTGAGATTAGCCAATGCCACCGGCGCGGCATGCGTTACCGCCATAGGAACCACGGCCGGGATCAGAGATCTGGATCAGGTGTTGTCGATAATCCCCGGCCCCAAAGATAGACATTGA
- a CDS encoding Gfo/Idh/MocA family oxidoreductase, whose product MRIGFIGAGRRAQGHMGALSKIKSAQIAAICDIQRERAEEVAQRFNATPYTDYREMLDREKLDAVHICSPPLVHAEQVEYAAEKGCHILVEKPIALSMEDAGRMLRAVRENGVICSVGYQLRYLDICDEVLRILENRPFGMAVGYYYWTAPLVKWIQDRDLAGGQIVEQATHLIDLFRMFGGDIESVYAVYSLQTRAGQEGFNNWDVYSVTMRFKNGAPGSFSATYALFPGIPYNTGIDLIADELLIRIRGNTMEKFERVGGEVVRERIEAKVEPTYQLNAAFVKAVEDGRRDLIRSPLEDAVKSLAVTLAANRSAMTGEVVEL is encoded by the coding sequence ATGAGAATAGGTTTCATAGGCGCTGGCAGACGCGCCCAGGGACATATGGGGGCGCTGTCAAAGATAAAATCGGCTCAGATCGCCGCCATATGCGATATCCAGAGGGAGAGAGCCGAGGAGGTGGCGCAGAGGTTCAACGCCACTCCCTATACCGATTACCGCGAGATGCTGGATCGGGAGAAACTCGATGCCGTTCACATCTGTTCGCCTCCTCTCGTCCATGCCGAACAAGTCGAATACGCCGCCGAGAAGGGATGTCATATACTGGTCGAAAAGCCGATAGCGCTCAGTATGGAAGATGCCGGCAGAATGCTCAGGGCGGTCAGGGAAAACGGGGTGATCTGCTCCGTCGGATATCAGCTCAGATATCTGGATATCTGCGATGAGGTGCTCAGGATACTTGAGAATAGGCCCTTCGGAATGGCTGTGGGGTATTACTACTGGACGGCGCCGCTGGTCAAATGGATACAGGATAGGGATCTGGCGGGAGGACAGATCGTGGAACAGGCCACGCATCTGATAGATCTCTTCAGGATGTTCGGAGGTGATATCGAATCGGTTTACGCCGTCTACTCGTTACAGACGAGGGCCGGACAGGAGGGGTTCAACAACTGGGACGTTTACTCGGTGACGATGCGATTCAAGAACGGGGCGCCGGGATCGTTTTCAGCCACCTACGCGCTCTTCCCCGGAATCCCCTATAACACCGGCATAGATCTGATCGCCGATGAGCTCCTGATAAGGATCAGGGGCAATACGATGGAGAAGTTCGAGAGGGTCGGCGGAGAAGTGGTCAGGGAGAGGATCGAGGCCAAGGTTGAGCCGACCTATCAGCTCAACGCTGCCTTCGTCAAGGCCGTTGAGGATGGAAGGAGGGACCTGATAAGATCTCCGCTTGAGGACGCCGTTAAATCCCTTGCTGTGACCCTTGCGGCCAATAGATCAGCCATGACAGGGGAGGTTGTGGAGCTGTGA
- a CDS encoding GNAT family N-acetyltransferase, whose amino-acid sequence MSQLFMRRPDLEDLPEIRLPPGYGIRTYRPGDEAAWSYIISKTIGGGSDPERCRREIIEKPQFSPDRLFFLTWKGKPVGSACAWQQKPEEKEAGYVHMVGVLEEHRGKGLGYMLVLKTLYWFREHGFKYATLHTDDFRIPAIKTYLKLGFLPVFTDETHPARWRTIEGKLGISIPKGG is encoded by the coding sequence TTGAGCCAACTGTTTATGAGGAGGCCAGATCTGGAGGATCTGCCTGAGATAAGGCTTCCTCCGGGATATGGAATACGTACATATCGGCCCGGGGATGAGGCGGCATGGTCCTATATAATAAGCAAGACCATAGGCGGCGGCTCAGACCCGGAGCGATGCAGGAGGGAGATCATCGAAAAACCTCAGTTTTCACCCGATAGGCTCTTCTTCCTGACATGGAAGGGGAAACCTGTAGGTTCCGCCTGCGCCTGGCAGCAGAAACCGGAGGAAAAGGAGGCCGGTTACGTGCATATGGTGGGCGTGCTTGAGGAACACAGAGGTAAGGGATTAGGATATATGCTGGTTCTGAAAACGCTGTATTGGTTCAGGGAACATGGCTTTAAATATGCTACGCTCCATACCGATGACTTCAGGATACCGGCCATAAAGACCTATCTAAAGCTCGGTTTTCTTCCCGTCTTCACCGATGAGACCCATCCTGCTAGATGGAGGACCATCGAGGGGAAGCTCGGTATATCGATCCCTAAGGGAGGATGA
- a CDS encoding MotA/TolQ/ExbB proton channel family protein, translated as MKRYTWLLLVLLVSLPIAFVIAQEAGQGETAAPAAGGTQAATEGTTEETATKAEVTSAQTGTIKGSVFDTSPQRKPIAGATIKYTGPGGVSGEVTSDDAGNYEITGLPPGTYILNAWHRKYAERKNLSVIVTPGGEAIFDIKMREKDTPVTYFKKMGITAYPLALCSILMLTYIIERLYAFYKARSRIGTEQFVSQITEALRNDNIMEAVSICEEAGGPLANVLKAGLLRYSQAMIEDKEITKEDIQEAIEEAGLLEIPQLERNLAVLGTIAVIAPLLGLLGTVTGMIKSFTTIALEGTGDPQQLAGGISEALLTTATGLTIAIPTMVAYNYFDARVSRFVLEIQQVSTEIINSLLLGRSGGGSAEA; from the coding sequence ATGAAGAGATACACCTGGTTGCTCCTCGTTCTTCTCGTCTCCCTTCCGATCGCCTTCGTCATTGCCCAGGAGGCCGGGCAGGGAGAAACCGCTGCACCGGCTGCCGGCGGGACACAGGCGGCGACCGAGGGGACGACTGAAGAGACGGCGACGAAGGCAGAGGTCACCTCTGCTCAAACGGGAACCATAAAGGGTTCCGTCTTCGATACCTCTCCCCAGCGTAAACCCATCGCCGGTGCCACCATAAAGTATACAGGTCCCGGCGGCGTTTCGGGAGAGGTCACATCGGACGACGCCGGAAACTACGAGATCACAGGGCTGCCACCTGGAACCTACATCCTTAACGCCTGGCACAGGAAGTATGCCGAGAGGAAGAACCTGTCGGTCATAGTCACCCCTGGCGGCGAAGCGATATTCGACATCAAGATGCGGGAGAAGGACACCCCTGTAACCTACTTCAAGAAGATGGGTATAACAGCGTATCCTCTGGCCCTTTGTTCGATCCTGATGCTCACCTATATAATCGAGCGTCTCTACGCCTTCTATAAGGCGAGGTCAAGGATCGGCACCGAGCAGTTCGTCTCCCAGATCACCGAGGCGCTGCGCAACGACAACATCATGGAGGCCGTCTCCATATGCGAGGAGGCCGGCGGGCCGCTGGCGAACGTGCTGAAGGCGGGGCTTTTGAGATACAGCCAGGCGATGATCGAGGATAAGGAGATCACAAAGGAGGATATACAGGAGGCCATCGAAGAGGCAGGTCTGCTGGAGATACCTCAGCTGGAGAGGAACCTGGCCGTCCTGGGAACGATAGCGGTCATCGCTCCTCTGTTGGGGCTTCTGGGAACCGTTACCGGTATGATCAAATCCTTCACCACCATAGCTTTGGAAGGAACCGGTGACCCGCAGCAGTTGGCGGGCGGTATCTCCGAAGCTCTGCTTACAACCGCTACCGGTCTGACCATCGCCATCCCCACAATGGTGGCCTATAACTACTTCGATGCTCGAGTCAGCCGTTTCGTGCTGGAGATACAGCAGGTCTCAACGGAGATAATAAACTCGCTGCTTCTCGGCAGAAGCGGCGGTGGATCGGCGGAGGCGTAA
- a CDS encoding biopolymer transporter ExbD: MRGMFQQFQERKREEIELPIAPLIDCVFLLLIFFMVATIMRVNPPFSVDLPRSQMKEEFPRKKFNLFIGPQGQIALDDMQLNNLDDLDRLLSQKAQYIQTLIIKADKTAKHGVVIDVMERAKQRGIDSIAIAVKEESQQ, encoded by the coding sequence ATGAGGGGAATGTTTCAGCAATTCCAGGAGAGAAAAAGAGAGGAGATCGAGCTCCCGATAGCCCCGCTGATCGATTGTGTGTTCCTCCTGTTGATCTTCTTCATGGTCGCCACGATCATGAGGGTTAATCCTCCTTTCTCCGTCGATCTGCCAAGGTCACAGATGAAGGAGGAGTTCCCCCGAAAGAAGTTCAATCTGTTCATCGGGCCACAGGGTCAGATAGCGCTAGATGATATGCAGCTCAACAATCTGGATGACCTGGACAGGCTCCTCTCACAGAAGGCACAGTACATTCAGACCCTCATTATAAAGGCCGATAAAACTGCCAAACACGGTGTGGTCATCGACGTCATGGAGAGGGCTAAGCAGAGAGGGATAGATTCGATAGCGATCGCCGTTAAAGAGGAATCCCAACAGTAG
- a CDS encoding ROK family protein yields the protein MKAKISIGYDLGGTSCGIGLFDIESGELKASDVHKVDSTLPGREIFNGICEATERLLEENDLAREDVGSVCFATAGTLGPKGAKDPSQIEHILISPNIPGMNRFPLKEEYLRRFPGVLFLLENDANAAGWAEWFYGIGRDEKVRTLVGFTLGTGLGGYIIVDGNMIRPAELGHVVVDTDPSAFQCGCGARGCAEAYVSIGGMRRIARKIMMENPDSKLWEIPPEDLDPLPIANLARGGDHGALLVYAKVGYYLGKLIWNLKRVCEPDAVVFSGNISRSLDLMLPAMKAVLSEDTLIESQPIIRATELGPDKAGIMGAGGLAIMYYKRSL from the coding sequence GTGAAGGCTAAGATATCAATCGGGTATGATCTGGGAGGCACGAGCTGCGGGATAGGCCTCTTCGATATCGAAAGCGGGGAGTTGAAGGCCTCTGATGTACACAAGGTCGATTCCACCCTTCCCGGTAGAGAGATATTCAACGGGATATGTGAGGCTACTGAGAGATTGCTGGAGGAAAACGACCTTGCTAGGGAAGATGTTGGAAGCGTGTGTTTCGCCACTGCCGGCACGCTGGGACCGAAAGGCGCTAAAGATCCATCTCAGATCGAGCATATCCTGATAAGCCCGAACATACCCGGGATGAACAGGTTCCCGTTGAAGGAGGAATACCTGAGGAGATTCCCCGGCGTCTTATTTCTGCTGGAGAACGATGCCAACGCGGCCGGATGGGCTGAATGGTTCTATGGAATCGGCAGGGATGAGAAGGTCAGGACGCTCGTGGGCTTCACGTTGGGCACGGGGCTTGGAGGATATATCATAGTGGACGGCAATATGATTCGACCGGCAGAGCTGGGGCATGTGGTTGTGGATACCGACCCTTCGGCCTTTCAATGTGGCTGCGGCGCGAGGGGATGTGCTGAGGCTTACGTCTCCATAGGCGGCATGAGGAGGATAGCCAGAAAGATTATGATGGAAAACCCCGACTCCAAGCTGTGGGAGATACCGCCTGAGGATCTGGACCCACTCCCGATAGCGAATCTGGCGCGGGGGGGCGATCACGGCGCGCTACTTGTCTACGCTAAGGTGGGGTATTACCTGGGCAAACTGATATGGAACCTCAAGAGGGTCTGTGAGCCGGATGCGGTGGTGTTTTCAGGTAACATATCCAGATCTCTGGATCTGATGCTGCCGGCCATGAAAGCGGTCTTGAGTGAGGACACTCTCATCGAAAGTCAGCCTATAATCAGGGCGACCGAGCTGGGCCCCGATAAGGCCGGGATAATGGGCGCCGGTGGTCTGGCGATCATGTACTATAAACGGTCCCTTTGA
- a CDS encoding glucuronate isomerase, translating to MADRKLIGDLLDEISRFPIIDCHTHIRWYQPSAENLADIIFYHYIATELESAGMPRELISEELPPEKRIQNILPYFPRIQNTTTVWGLMQIFKELFDFDGVILDESNWKRVYDIANQRLKEEGWYRKVLKEKLNIQRAFLTIEFDEEFSGYDREMFIPTLRIDPWINQIHFPETTRRLEKASGISISCLGDLKEAIGRVYGKFKDQGAVSVAISLPPDFTAWPVAEVTAEKIYDDVLSGKPISDGELLSLRSYLFYTLVEFCKEFSMPFQLMLGVDRRVFKDRDALSTDLNMIKTLRDALNRYPDVRFDICILNTILLHELTVYAKIFPNCVVSGHWWYTFYPVYIKQMLRERIEMLPIVKTNGFFSDSYYCEWSVAKVRLYLRQLAEVLAEKIEDGYLTEDQALWVARRLLWENPIENFTLDLG from the coding sequence ATGGCCGATAGAAAACTGATCGGAGACCTGCTCGATGAGATATCGAGGTTCCCCATCATCGATTGTCACACCCACATCAGATGGTATCAGCCGTCCGCCGAGAATCTGGCTGATATCATTTTCTACCACTATATCGCCACCGAGCTGGAAAGCGCCGGGATGCCGAGAGAGCTTATAAGCGAGGAACTGCCGCCCGAAAAGCGAATCCAAAATATCCTCCCCTACTTCCCCAGAATTCAAAATACCACTACCGTCTGGGGATTGATGCAGATCTTCAAGGAACTCTTCGACTTCGACGGCGTGATACTGGATGAGAGCAACTGGAAGAGGGTTTACGATATCGCCAATCAAAGGCTTAAGGAGGAGGGATGGTACAGAAAGGTGCTCAAGGAGAAACTCAATATCCAGAGGGCCTTTCTGACGATAGAGTTCGACGAGGAATTTTCAGGATATGATAGGGAGATGTTCATACCAACCCTTAGGATAGATCCCTGGATAAACCAGATTCACTTCCCGGAAACCACTCGGAGGCTGGAGAAAGCGTCCGGTATCTCTATAAGCTGCCTGGGGGATCTGAAGGAGGCTATCGGAAGGGTATATGGGAAGTTCAAAGATCAGGGCGCAGTCTCCGTGGCGATATCGCTTCCGCCTGACTTCACCGCCTGGCCGGTCGCCGAGGTGACCGCTGAGAAGATCTACGACGACGTCCTCTCGGGCAAGCCCATATCCGACGGTGAACTCCTGTCGTTGCGTTCATATCTGTTCTATACGCTGGTGGAATTCTGTAAGGAGTTCAGCATGCCTTTCCAGCTCATGCTCGGCGTCGATAGAAGGGTGTTCAAGGATCGGGACGCCCTTTCGACCGATCTGAATATGATCAAGACCCTGAGGGATGCGCTGAACAGATACCCCGACGTCCGATTCGACATCTGCATTCTGAACACCATACTTTTGCATGAGCTGACCGTCTACGCCAAGATCTTCCCGAATTGTGTTGTCTCGGGCCATTGGTGGTACACCTTCTACCCGGTTTACATCAAGCAGATGCTGCGTGAGAGGATAGAGATGTTGCCGATAGTCAAAACCAACGGTTTCTTCTCCGACAGCTACTACTGCGAGTGGAGCGTCGCCAAGGTGAGGCTTTACCTCAGACAACTCGCCGAGGTGTTGGCCGAAAAGATCGAGGACGGATATCTGACGGAAGATCAGGCGTTATGGGTGGCCAGAAGGCTGCTCTGGGAAAATCCGATCGAGAACTTCACTCTGGATCTGGGGTGA
- a CDS encoding beta galactosidase jelly roll domain-containing protein, with product MSDIPRPEYPRPQLERESWLNLNGIWQFEMDPGRSGIDRGLPNAERLSGEILVPFPPESPLSGVGYRDFIPAVWYRRTFEIPRSWESKRILLHFEASDYRTRVYLNGKEIGSHRGGYTPFTFEITDSVKSGENALVVYVEDDTRSPLQPTGKQSTAYHSHGCVYTRTTGIWQTVWLEAVPHTYISRLRMIPIMGEGSLLVNVELDGYETDMVLIAKIFMDGDKVLETRTNCPGYKASLIISPPEIRPWSPEDPFLYDMTLTLERDGEVIDKVRSYFGIRSVGIKSPAVTINGKPVFMRLVLDQGFYPDGIYTAPSDEALKRDIELSLAMGFNGARLHEKVFEGRFLYWADRLGYMVWGEFPNWGLDHSNPASLERFLVEWLTVLERDINHPAIIGWCPFNETPADQNPEFIRTVYRVTKQVDPTRLVIDTSGYTHVETDLYDVHCYDQNPESFASRFKPLAEGGEAWRNRPDRDAPYRGQPYWVSEYGGTWWNPEQKDEKGWGYGDRPRSEEEFLDRYRKLTEALLRHPRMCGFCYTQLYDIEQEVNGLHTYDRRPKFDPAKIREINSQKAAIEEEVSG from the coding sequence ATGAGCGATATCCCAAGGCCTGAATATCCACGACCCCAGCTTGAAAGGGAAAGCTGGCTGAACCTGAACGGGATCTGGCAGTTCGAGATGGACCCGGGCCGTTCAGGGATCGATCGTGGATTGCCGAATGCGGAGAGATTATCGGGTGAGATATTGGTGCCGTTCCCCCCGGAAAGCCCGCTTTCGGGCGTGGGATATAGAGATTTCATCCCGGCCGTCTGGTATCGTCGAACCTTCGAGATACCCCGGAGCTGGGAGAGCAAACGTATCCTGCTTCATTTCGAGGCATCGGATTATCGAACACGGGTTTACCTCAACGGTAAAGAGATCGGATCTCACAGAGGCGGTTATACCCCGTTCACCTTTGAGATCACCGATTCGGTGAAGAGCGGCGAAAACGCCCTCGTGGTCTACGTCGAGGATGACACCCGCTCTCCGCTCCAGCCCACCGGCAAACAATCCACGGCCTATCATTCTCACGGCTGCGTATACACCCGGACTACCGGAATTTGGCAGACCGTCTGGCTTGAGGCTGTGCCCCATACCTATATCTCCCGTCTGCGGATGATACCGATCATGGGGGAAGGCTCCCTGCTTGTGAACGTCGAACTCGACGGATATGAGACCGATATGGTTCTCATCGCCAAGATCTTCATGGACGGTGATAAGGTGTTGGAGACGCGGACGAATTGCCCCGGATATAAGGCCTCCCTCATCATCTCCCCACCTGAGATCAGGCCGTGGTCTCCCGAGGATCCGTTCCTCTACGATATGACCCTCACCCTTGAGAGGGACGGAGAGGTGATAGACAAGGTGAGAAGCTACTTCGGAATTAGATCGGTAGGTATCAAAAGTCCGGCCGTTACCATCAACGGTAAGCCCGTTTTCATGCGTCTGGTTCTGGATCAGGGATTTTATCCGGATGGGATCTACACGGCTCCCTCGGACGAGGCGCTTAAGCGGGATATCGAACTATCGCTTGCGATGGGATTCAACGGGGCAAGGCTTCACGAGAAGGTGTTCGAGGGGAGGTTTTTGTACTGGGCCGATAGATTGGGATATATGGTCTGGGGAGAATTCCCCAACTGGGGCCTGGATCACTCTAATCCCGCCTCACTGGAGAGATTCCTCGTCGAATGGCTGACGGTGCTTGAGAGGGATATAAATCATCCGGCCATTATAGGCTGGTGTCCGTTCAATGAGACGCCAGCGGATCAAAATCCGGAGTTCATAAGGACGGTCTACAGGGTGACGAAACAGGTCGATCCAACCCGTCTCGTGATAGACACGAGCGGTTACACACACGTTGAAACCGATCTTTACGATGTCCACTGTTACGATCAAAATCCGGAGAGCTTCGCATCGAGGTTCAAGCCCCTTGCTGAGGGCGGCGAGGCATGGCGCAACAGGCCGGATCGAGACGCGCCTTATCGGGGACAGCCTTACTGGGTCAGCGAATATGGGGGAACGTGGTGGAATCCGGAGCAGAAGGATGAGAAAGGGTGGGGATATGGTGATCGTCCCAGGAGCGAGGAGGAGTTCCTGGATCGATACCGCAAGCTTACCGAAGCGCTTCTCAGGCATCCACGGATGTGTGGCTTCTGCTACACCCAGCTTTACGATATAGAGCAGGAGGTCAACGGTCTGCATACTTATGATCGCAGGCCGAAATTCGATCCGGCTAAGATTCGGGAGATCAACTCTCAAAAAGCGGCGATTGAAGAGGAGGTATCAGGATGA
- a CDS encoding biopolymer transporter ExbD: MRRTEQQTMRGGRRRRAPKLDMAPLIDCVFLLLIFFMVSTTFAPMPGIRVKLPPPGRPSSSKPKGLVLRIADPEPGNPYGLMILNDQVVDMPTLFQRFIEAPATMKKMLIIQSGRQVLHQQIVEVMDLAKRSGIDKIGFAMVARGP; encoded by the coding sequence GTGCGAAGGACTGAGCAACAGACTATGAGGGGAGGCAGGCGCAGAAGAGCTCCCAAATTGGATATGGCCCCGCTGATCGACTGTGTGTTCCTCCTGTTGATCTTCTTCATGGTCTCCACAACCTTCGCCCCGATGCCGGGAATACGCGTTAAGCTACCTCCCCCGGGAAGACCCTCCAGCAGTAAGCCTAAAGGACTCGTCCTGCGCATCGCGGACCCTGAACCCGGCAACCCATACGGTCTGATGATCCTCAACGATCAGGTCGTTGACATGCCCACTCTCTTCCAAAGGTTCATCGAGGCACCGGCAACAATGAAGAAAATGCTGATCATCCAGTCGGGAAGGCAAGTTCTGCATCAACAGATCGTTGAGGTGATGGATCTGGCGAAACGGTCCGGTATAGACAAGATCGGGTTCGCGATGGTCGCAAGAGGACCATAG